From a region of the Chlorocebus sabaeus isolate Y175 chromosome 23, mChlSab1.0.hap1, whole genome shotgun sequence genome:
- the NEURL1B gene encoding E3 ubiquitin-protein ligase NEURL1B isoform X2, whose translation MGNTVHRTLPDPSPPARLLATRPCCGPGPERRPVLGEAPRFHAQAKGKNVRLDGHSRRATRRNSFCNGVTFTQRPIRLYEQVRLRLVAVRPGWSGALRFGFTAHDPSLMSAQDIPKYACPDLVTRPGYWAKALPENLALRDTVLAYWADRHGRVFYSVNDGEPVLFHCGVAVGGPLWALIDVYGITDEVQLLGTLQSSPATTTPSGSLSGSQDDSDSDMTFSVNQSSSASESSLVTAPSSPLSPPVSPVFSPPEPAGIKNGECTVCFDGEVDTVIYTCGHMCLCHSCGLRLKRQARACCPICRRPIKDVIKIYRP comes from the exons ACCCGAGCCCACCGGCGCGCCTCCTGGCCACCCGGCCGTGCTGTGGCCCCGGTCCCGAGCGGCGCCCGGTCCTGGGCGAGGCGCCGCGCTTCCACGCGCAGGCTAAAGGCAAGAACGTGCGGCTGGACGGCCACTCGCGCCGGGCCACGCGGCGCAACAGCTTCTGCAACGGCGTCACGTTCACGCAGAGGCCCATCCGGCTGTACGAGCAGGTGCGGCTGCGCCTGGTGGCCGTGCGCCCGGGCTGGAGCGGCGCGCTGCGCTTCGGCTTCACTGCGCACGATCCGTCGCTCATGAGCGCCCAGGACATCCCCAAGTACGCCTGCCCCGACCTGGTCACGCGGCCCGGCTACTGGGCCAAGGCACTGCCCGAGAACCTGGCGCTACGCGACACGGTGCTGGCCTACTGGGCGGACCGCCACGGCCGCGTGTTCTACAGCGTGAACGACGGCGAGCCGGTGCTCTTCCACTGCGGCGTGGCCGTGGGCGGCCCGCTCTGGGCGCTCATTGACGTCTACGGCATCACCGACGAGGTGCAGCTTCTGG GTACCCTGCAGTCCAGCCCTGCGACCACGACTCCATCAGGGTCCCTCAGCGGCTCCCAGGACGATAGTGATTCAGATATGACCTTCAGTGTCAACCAGTCCTCCTCGGCATCTGAGTCATCCCTGG TGACAGCCCCCAGCTCCCCGCTGAGCCCCCCGGTGTCTCCCGTGTTCTCCCCACCGGAGCCGGCAGGCATCAAGAATGGCGAGTGCACGGTGTGCTTCGATGGCGAGGTGGACACGGTCATCTACACGTGTGGACACATGTGCCTGTGCCACAGCTGCGGCCTGCGGCTCAAGCGGCAGGCCCGGGCCTGCTGCCCCATCTGCCGGCGGC
- the NEURL1B gene encoding E3 ubiquitin-protein ligase NEURL1B isoform X1: protein MGNTVHRTLPDPSPPARLLATRPCCGPGPERRPVLGEAPRFHAQAKGKNVRLDGHSRRATRRNSFCNGVTFTQRPIRLYEQVRLRLVAVRPGWSGALRFGFTAHDPSLMSAQDIPKYACPDLVTRPGYWAKALPENLALRDTVLAYWADRHGRVFYSVNDGEPVLFHCGVAVGGPLWALIDVYGITDEVQLLESAFADTLTPARLSQARFSACLPPSSHDAANFDNNELENNQVVAKLGHLALGHAPGPPPSDAAAAAIPCGPRERPRPASSPALLEADLRFHATRGPDVSLSADRKVACAPRPDGGRTLVFSERPLRPGESLFVEVGRPGLAAPGALAFGITSCDPGGLRPNELPADPDALLDRKEYWVVARAGPVPSGGDALSFTLRPGGDVLLGVNGRPRGRLLCVDTTQALWAFFAVRGGVAGQLRLLGTLQSSPATTTPSGSLSGSQDDSDSDMTFSVNQSSSASESSLVTAPSSPLSPPVSPVFSPPEPAGIKNGECTVCFDGEVDTVIYTCGHMCLCHSCGLRLKRQARACCPICRRPIKDVIKIYRP, encoded by the exons ACCCGAGCCCACCGGCGCGCCTCCTGGCCACCCGGCCGTGCTGTGGCCCCGGTCCCGAGCGGCGCCCGGTCCTGGGCGAGGCGCCGCGCTTCCACGCGCAGGCTAAAGGCAAGAACGTGCGGCTGGACGGCCACTCGCGCCGGGCCACGCGGCGCAACAGCTTCTGCAACGGCGTCACGTTCACGCAGAGGCCCATCCGGCTGTACGAGCAGGTGCGGCTGCGCCTGGTGGCCGTGCGCCCGGGCTGGAGCGGCGCGCTGCGCTTCGGCTTCACTGCGCACGATCCGTCGCTCATGAGCGCCCAGGACATCCCCAAGTACGCCTGCCCCGACCTGGTCACGCGGCCCGGCTACTGGGCCAAGGCACTGCCCGAGAACCTGGCGCTACGCGACACGGTGCTGGCCTACTGGGCGGACCGCCACGGCCGCGTGTTCTACAGCGTGAACGACGGCGAGCCGGTGCTCTTCCACTGCGGCGTGGCCGTGGGCGGCCCGCTCTGGGCGCTCATTGACGTCTACGGCATCACCGACGAGGTGCAGCTTCTGG AGAGCGCCTTCGCCGACACGCTGACGCCCGCGCGCCTCAGCCAGGCCCGCTTCAGCGCCTGCCTGCCGCCCAGCAGCCACGACGCGGCCAACTTCGACAACAACGAGCTCGAGAACAACCAGGTGGTGGCCAAGCTGGGCCACCTGGCGCTGGGCCACGCCCCGGGCCCGCCGCCCTCTGACGCCGCGGCCGCCGCCATCCCGTGCGGGCCCCGTGAGCGCCCGCGCCCTGCGTCGTCGCCGGCGCTGCTGGAGGCCGACCTGCGCTTCCACGCAACACGCGGGCCCGACGTGAGCCTGTCGGCTGACCGCAAAGTAGCCTGTGCGCCGCGGCCCGACGGCGGCCGCACGCTGGTCTTCTCCGAACGCCCGCTGCGGCCCGGCGAGAGCCTCTTCGTGGAGGTGGGCCGCCCGGGGCTGGCAGCGCCCGGCGCGCTGGCCTTCGGCATCACTTCGTGCGACCCGGGCGGGCTGCGGCCCAACGAGCTGCCCGCCGACCCAGACGCGCTGCTCGACCGCAAAGAGTACTGGGTGGTGGCGCGCGCCGGACCCGTGCCGAGCGGCGGCGACGCGCTCAGCTTCACGCTGCGGCCCGGCGGCGACGTGCTCCTAGGCGTCAACGGGCGTCCGCGCGGCCGCCTGCTGTGCGTCGACACCACGCAGGCGCTCTGGGCCTTCTTCGCCGTGCGCGGCGGCGTCGCGGGCCAGCTGCGCCTCCTCG GTACCCTGCAGTCCAGCCCTGCGACCACGACTCCATCAGGGTCCCTCAGCGGCTCCCAGGACGATAGTGATTCAGATATGACCTTCAGTGTCAACCAGTCCTCCTCGGCATCTGAGTCATCCCTGG TGACAGCCCCCAGCTCCCCGCTGAGCCCCCCGGTGTCTCCCGTGTTCTCCCCACCGGAGCCGGCAGGCATCAAGAATGGCGAGTGCACGGTGTGCTTCGATGGCGAGGTGGACACGGTCATCTACACGTGTGGACACATGTGCCTGTGCCACAGCTGCGGCCTGCGGCTCAAGCGGCAGGCCCGGGCCTGCTGCCCCATCTGCCGGCGGC